In a single window of the Rhodamnia argentea isolate NSW1041297 chromosome 2, ASM2092103v1, whole genome shotgun sequence genome:
- the LOC115738219 gene encoding transmembrane protein 230-like produces MAYVDHAFSISDEDMMMETTYTVNNRPPIKEIALAISLLVFGSIGMVLGIIMASYKVGGDRTHGVFFTILGSILFIPGFYYTRIAYYAYKGYKGFSFSTIPPV; encoded by the exons ATGGCTTATGTAGATCATGCATTCTCAATTTCTGATGAGGACATGATGATGGAGACCACTTATACTGTGAATAACAGGCCCCCAATCAAAGAGATTGCCCTCGCCATATCTCTTCTTGTTTTTGGAAGCATTGGCATGGTCTTGGGCATTATCATGGCTTCCTACAAAGTTGGTGGCGATCGAACCCATG GGGTGTTCTTCACAATCTTGGGGTCAATCTTGTTCATTCCCGGATTCTACTATACCCGCATTGCTTATTATGCGTACAAGGGGTATAAAGGTTTCTCATTCTCCACCATACCACCTGTGTAG
- the LOC115738193 gene encoding uncharacterized protein LOC115738193 isoform X1, with the protein MGISRTEVNLRRLLAAAPKQENQAKLAHYVATLREQLEQLAEERTPDGLPRVPKAMVIDYSEKIEAIAAKLSATLLDVEESQEPFPGSSSGESPHKELEDPVTPKSGLRRRFAFFNRPTSSPAETTQSHNEVDSSGPVKLDTAAQAHIEKHRKLQEDLTDEMVGLARQLKESSLVMSQSLQNTEKILDSTENAIEHSLASTNRVNVRATEIYSKGSKTTCFTWLLIFAMTCIFIMVVLLIRVT; encoded by the exons ATGGGGATCAGCAGGACAGAAGTGAACTTGAGGAGGTTACTTGCAGCTGCACCTAAGCAAGAGAATCAAGCGAAACTTGCTCAC TATGTTGCCACTTTAAGAGAACAACTGGAGCAGCTGGCTGAGGAGAGAACCCCAGATGGGTTGCCAAG AGTTCCAAAGGCAATGGTGATTGATTATTCTGAAAAGATTGAAGCAATTGCTGCTAAGTTATCAGCTACTTTG CTTGATGTGGAAGAGTCTCAGGAGCCCTTTCCAGGAAGTTCTTCTGGAGAAAGCCCTCATAAAGAATTGGAAGATCCGGTTACCCCAAAATCAGGATTAAGAAGGAGATTTGC ATTCTTTAACAGGCCGACCTCAAGTCCTGCAGAGACGACTCAATCCCATAATGAAGTTGATTCATCAGGACCTGTCAAACTAGATACTGCAGCGCAAGCACACATTGAAAAGCACAG AAAGCTTCAAGAGGATCTGACAGATGAAATGGTTGGTTTGGCTCGGCAACTGAAAGAGAGTAGCCTCGTGATGAGTCAGTCCCTGCAAAATACAGAAAAA ATACTTGATTCAACAGAGAACGCTATTGAGCACAGCTTGGCAAGTACAAATCGGGTTAATGTACGAGCAACGGAGATATACTCAAAAGGCTCTAAGACTACATGCTTTACTTGGCTTCTGATCTTCGCGATGACATGTATCTTTATTATGGTTGTACTTTTGATTCGTGTCACTTAA
- the LOC115738193 gene encoding uncharacterized protein LOC115738193 isoform X2 yields the protein MGISRTEVNLRRLLAAAPKQENQAKLAHYVATLREQLEQLAEERTPDGLPRVPKAMVIDYSEKIEAIAAKLSATLLDVEESQEPFPGSSSGESPHKELEDPVTPKSGLRRRFAPTSSPAETTQSHNEVDSSGPVKLDTAAQAHIEKHRKLQEDLTDEMVGLARQLKESSLVMSQSLQNTEKILDSTENAIEHSLASTNRVNVRATEIYSKGSKTTCFTWLLIFAMTCIFIMVVLLIRVT from the exons ATGGGGATCAGCAGGACAGAAGTGAACTTGAGGAGGTTACTTGCAGCTGCACCTAAGCAAGAGAATCAAGCGAAACTTGCTCAC TATGTTGCCACTTTAAGAGAACAACTGGAGCAGCTGGCTGAGGAGAGAACCCCAGATGGGTTGCCAAG AGTTCCAAAGGCAATGGTGATTGATTATTCTGAAAAGATTGAAGCAATTGCTGCTAAGTTATCAGCTACTTTG CTTGATGTGGAAGAGTCTCAGGAGCCCTTTCCAGGAAGTTCTTCTGGAGAAAGCCCTCATAAAGAATTGGAAGATCCGGTTACCCCAAAATCAGGATTAAGAAGGAGATTTGC GCCGACCTCAAGTCCTGCAGAGACGACTCAATCCCATAATGAAGTTGATTCATCAGGACCTGTCAAACTAGATACTGCAGCGCAAGCACACATTGAAAAGCACAG AAAGCTTCAAGAGGATCTGACAGATGAAATGGTTGGTTTGGCTCGGCAACTGAAAGAGAGTAGCCTCGTGATGAGTCAGTCCCTGCAAAATACAGAAAAA ATACTTGATTCAACAGAGAACGCTATTGAGCACAGCTTGGCAAGTACAAATCGGGTTAATGTACGAGCAACGGAGATATACTCAAAAGGCTCTAAGACTACATGCTTTACTTGGCTTCTGATCTTCGCGATGACATGTATCTTTATTATGGTTGTACTTTTGATTCGTGTCACTTAA
- the LOC115738210 gene encoding tetratricopeptide repeat protein 33 yields MKLSWSKKSTSTKRSFSAISKYPNLPFDKQDDDPPGKDQADASVSGNQERPASKALALDEEGLSSSPDHQQLARSFQSQGDKLAEEGKYREALGKWETALTLMPENAVLHEQKAQVLLEIGDTWGALKAAIRATDLDPSWAEAWITLGRAQLNFGEPDSAIASFDRALSLKPDCEEAQDDRRTAILLVKKRKQLHLSGMSTAKSRFVVGDKE; encoded by the exons ATGAAGTTGtcgtggagcaagaagagcacAAGCACCAAACGCTCTTTCAGCGCCATTTCCAAGTACCCAAATCTCCCTTTCGACAAACAAGACGACGACCCACCTGGCAAAGACCAGGCAGATGCCAGTGTTTCAGGGAATCAAGAACGACCCGCGTCAAAAGCCCTAGCTTTGGATGAGGAGGGGCTGTCATCATCGCCTGATCACCAGCAATTGGCTCGATCGTTTCAGTCTCAAGGGGACAAGCTGGCTGAG GAGGGAAAATACCGGGAAGCACTGGGGAAGTGGGAGACTGCTCTTACCTTGATGCCTGAGAATGCAGTTTTGCATGAGCAAAAGGCACAAGTCTTGCTTGAGATAGGAGACACATGGGGTGCTCTGAAGGCAGCAATTA GAGCCACTGACTTGGATCCATCTTGGGCTGAG GCATGGATCACCCTGGGTAGAGCACAGTTAAACTTCGGAGAGCCTGATAGTGCCATTGCTAGTTTCGACAGAGCATTATCTCTTAAG CCGGATTGTGAAGAAGCTCAAGATGACAGGAGAACTGCAATACTTcttgtaaagaagagaaagcAGCTGCATTTGTCGGGCATGAGCACAGCAAAAAGCCGTTTTGTGGTTGGTGATAAAGAATGA